A single genomic interval of Flavihumibacter rivuli harbors:
- a CDS encoding glycoside hydrolase family 125 protein, whose product MQSRRKFIQHTGALATGLFLQQSGAFAFSAQGYESKRPPLAERKFTSEAVEATIVRLKKQIADPELGWLFENCFPNTLDTTVEYEEPNGVPDTYVITGDIDAMWLRDSTAQVWPYLPLVKGDAKLRLLIEGVINRQKHSIILDPYANAFYKDVKKESEWKHDLTTMQPGIHERKWEIDSLCYPIRLAHQFWKTTGVTRPFDTAWVKSIELTVKTFKEQQRKNGDGPYTFQRTTAWATDGVPLAGYGYPVKPVGLICSIFRPSDDATIYPFLVPANFFAIVSLRQAAEMLNSIHKNTQLANECTALANEVEKALQQFAIINHQQFGKVYAYEVNGFGSFNLMDDANVPSLLSLPYLNAVKNTDPIYRNTRKLLLSENNPFFFKGKVAEGIGGPHAGMFMIWPLSITMRGLTATTGEEVRQCLHYLKSTHGGTGFMHESFHKDDASKFTRKWFAWANTLFGELVLHTSQQYPQILSLKSI is encoded by the coding sequence ATGCAATCGAGAAGAAAATTCATTCAGCATACAGGGGCACTGGCAACCGGTTTGTTCCTGCAACAGTCGGGGGCATTTGCCTTCTCTGCCCAGGGTTATGAGTCGAAGCGCCCTCCGTTGGCAGAAAGGAAATTCACCAGTGAAGCTGTGGAGGCCACCATTGTACGGTTAAAAAAGCAAATCGCTGATCCTGAACTGGGTTGGTTGTTTGAGAACTGTTTCCCCAACACCCTGGATACAACGGTTGAATATGAGGAGCCGAATGGTGTACCGGATACTTACGTGATCACGGGTGATATTGATGCCATGTGGTTGCGCGATAGTACGGCACAGGTATGGCCCTACCTGCCCCTGGTGAAGGGCGATGCCAAACTCAGGTTACTGATAGAAGGGGTGATCAATCGCCAGAAGCACAGTATTATCCTTGATCCTTACGCTAATGCTTTTTACAAGGATGTAAAGAAGGAGAGCGAATGGAAGCACGACCTCACCACTATGCAACCCGGTATCCATGAGCGGAAATGGGAGATCGATTCATTATGTTATCCCATCCGCCTGGCACACCAGTTCTGGAAGACCACGGGGGTTACACGCCCTTTTGATACCGCATGGGTGAAGAGCATTGAACTGACCGTGAAGACATTCAAAGAACAACAACGCAAGAACGGCGATGGTCCTTATACCTTCCAGCGCACCACAGCCTGGGCAACAGATGGCGTACCCCTTGCCGGCTATGGCTATCCTGTGAAGCCGGTGGGCCTGATCTGCTCCATCTTCCGTCCCAGCGATGATGCCACTATTTATCCCTTCCTGGTGCCGGCCAATTTCTTCGCTATAGTTTCCCTTCGCCAGGCAGCAGAAATGTTGAACTCCATCCACAAGAATACCCAGCTGGCCAATGAGTGTACTGCCCTGGCCAATGAAGTGGAGAAGGCTTTGCAACAATTTGCTATCATCAATCACCAGCAGTTCGGTAAAGTGTACGCCTATGAGGTGAATGGATTTGGCAGCTTCAACCTGATGGATGATGCCAATGTGCCCAGCCTGCTTTCACTGCCTTACCTGAATGCTGTTAAGAACACTGACCCGATCTATCGAAATACCAGGAAACTGTTGCTTTCGGAGAATAATCCATTCTTCTTCAAAGGGAAGGTAGCTGAAGGCATTGGAGGACCCCATGCTGGTATGTTCATGATCTGGCCCTTGAGCATCACCATGCGTGGATTGACCGCAACAACGGGAGAAGAAGTCCGCCAGTGTTTGCATTATTTGAAGTCCACCCATGGTGGTACAGGATTCATGCATGAATCCTTCCATAAGGATGATGCCAGTAAATTCACCAGGAAATGGTTTGCCTGGGCAAATACCTTGTTTGGTGAACTGGTATTGCATACCAGCCAGCAATACCCACAAATCTTAAGCCTTAAATCTATCTGA
- a CDS encoding 6-bladed beta-propeller: protein MHRKDFIRNTALAGMGALVVPHYLSAEQVVLGQNNKRYKINTHWSKADISRYPVNDCHEMVQDSKGRILLLTNETRNNVLVYDKQGKLLDSWGNEYPGAHGLTLFNENGQDVLFICDNNRHQVIKTTINGKVLMVLDYPRETGMYAKAEEYVPTETAIAPNGDIYVADGYGKDLVIQYDANGKYIRHFGGRGTGAGHLLNAHGVCIDNRDRSNPLVIVSSRQHNAFKRYTLEGVYKDTIELPGAWVCRPVIKGDYLYAAVLQSNSRQGQGSGFVTILDRNNKVVSNLAGSEPSYQNGRPEEMYQTIKAFQYPHDVCIDDEENLYVAQWNSGKTYPYKLEPIA, encoded by the coding sequence ATGCATCGCAAGGACTTTATCAGGAATACCGCACTGGCGGGAATGGGAGCTTTGGTGGTGCCTCACTATCTTTCTGCAGAACAGGTAGTGCTGGGCCAGAACAACAAGCGCTATAAGATCAATACACATTGGAGTAAGGCAGATATCAGCCGCTACCCGGTGAATGATTGCCATGAAATGGTGCAGGACAGCAAGGGAAGAATCCTCTTGCTGACCAATGAAACCCGTAACAATGTACTGGTGTATGATAAGCAGGGGAAATTACTGGACAGTTGGGGGAATGAATACCCGGGGGCACATGGGTTAACATTGTTCAATGAGAATGGGCAGGATGTATTGTTCATCTGTGATAACAACCGTCACCAGGTGATCAAGACCACTATCAATGGCAAGGTCCTGATGGTATTGGATTATCCCAGGGAAACCGGGATGTATGCCAAGGCCGAAGAGTATGTCCCAACAGAGACCGCCATTGCACCCAACGGTGATATCTATGTCGCGGATGGTTATGGCAAGGACCTGGTGATCCAGTATGATGCCAATGGAAAGTATATCCGCCATTTTGGGGGAAGGGGAACAGGGGCCGGGCATTTGCTGAATGCACATGGCGTATGCATTGATAACAGGGATCGCTCCAATCCATTGGTGATCGTAAGTTCCCGTCAGCATAATGCCTTTAAACGCTATACGCTTGAAGGTGTGTATAAGGATACCATAGAACTACCCGGGGCATGGGTATGCCGGCCGGTTATAAAAGGTGATTACCTCTATGCTGCTGTCTTGCAGTCGAACAGCCGCCAGGGACAAGGATCCGGGTTCGTGACCATATTGGATAGGAACAATAAAGTTGTTTCCAATCTTGCAGGCAGTGAGCCTTCCTATCAGAATGGCCGGCCAGAAGAGATGTACCAGACCATCAAGGCCTTTCAGTATCCCCATGATGTTTGCATTGATGATGAGGAAAACCTTTATGTGGCACAGTGGAATTCCGGCAAAACCTATCCCTATAAACTAGAACCCATCGCATGA
- a CDS encoding ROK family protein, with translation MKKQLILTIDVGGTHVTTALIDLGERSVVEGSLAREYFDSNLPKDTVLQHWLNAINHAMAWSGDHELEGVGICMPGPFDYQQGICWIKDQDKYEHFYGVNIREELRNLLGFSLSFPILFENDAACFGKGEVLRLPALQRQRVIAMTLGTGLGGCFIENGLVLTDDPRVTKGGELYYLPYRDGIAEDYISTRALVNAYHQLTGIQLPNAKEIADRARSGDKAALECFHQMGIAIGEVLRPWINSFRPASLVLGGKISISADLFLLSLQQELKKAEVVPDVLVSIDNELAALFGAAALFVDLERVA, from the coding sequence ATGAAAAAACAACTGATCCTGACCATTGATGTTGGGGGAACACATGTAACCACCGCTCTGATTGACCTTGGTGAAAGGTCAGTGGTGGAAGGAAGTTTGGCCAGGGAATATTTTGATTCCAACCTTCCAAAGGATACTGTCTTACAGCACTGGCTAAACGCCATTAACCATGCCATGGCATGGTCTGGTGATCATGAACTGGAAGGGGTCGGGATCTGTATGCCAGGTCCATTTGATTACCAGCAGGGGATATGCTGGATAAAGGACCAGGATAAGTATGAACATTTCTACGGGGTGAATATCAGGGAAGAGCTTAGGAATTTATTAGGGTTCTCCCTTTCCTTTCCCATATTATTTGAAAATGATGCGGCCTGTTTTGGCAAGGGTGAGGTACTTCGGCTTCCCGCCCTGCAAAGGCAAAGGGTGATCGCCATGACCCTGGGAACGGGACTGGGGGGGTGTTTCATTGAGAATGGACTAGTGCTCACCGATGACCCCAGGGTGACCAAGGGAGGGGAGTTGTATTACCTTCCCTATCGGGATGGTATAGCCGAAGATTATATTTCTACCCGTGCCCTGGTGAATGCCTATCACCAGCTGACTGGTATACAACTGCCGAATGCAAAGGAAATAGCAGACAGGGCAAGGAGCGGTGACAAGGCCGCATTGGAATGTTTCCACCAAATGGGAATTGCCATTGGGGAAGTGTTGAGGCCTTGGATCAATAGTTTTCGTCCGGCAAGCCTGGTGCTTGGTGGTAAGATTTCCATTTCGGCCGACCTCTTCCTGTTGTCGCTGCAACAGGAATTGAAGAAGGCAGAGGTTGTGCCTGATGTATTGGTTTCAATAGATAATGAGCTGGCTGCCTTGTTTGGGGCTGCTGCCCTATTTGTTGACCTGGAGCGGGTGGCTTGA
- a CDS encoding PSD1 and planctomycete cytochrome C domain-containing protein: MKGRIILLIAVAISGMSVWVGCASNSSGNEAAIPETISYNYDIRPILSDKCFACHGPDQKKQEAGLRLDHPEFAYAPLRETKGAFAIVPGKPEQSELIKRITSTDPGYVMPTPESHLGALTEREVELFTEWIRQGAKYEPHWAFTRPEKAPLPKVADKEWPRNAIDHFIYEKMAEQGLSPNEAAGKEYLVKRVTLDLTGLLPTPAQVDAFLADNRPDAYERYVDQLLASPQYGEKMAVHWLDVSRYADSYGYQDDNIRTQWPYRDWVIHAFNKNMPYDQFITWQLAGDMLPDADKEKILATAFLRNHKYTEEGGVIDEEYRVEYLVDKVKTYTKGVLALTAECAQCHDHKYDPISQKDYFQLFAFFNNTKEIGYEGDVNISKPAKNPILTLTDEEVKNVLGFINKKDTGSLMVSVMGERDTLRPTYILNRGVYDQRGEVVQPSALRAVLPFDTLKLPRNRLGLAQWTVNRNNPITARVFVNQLWQEFFGRGIVKTTGDFGMQGNLPSHPKLLDWLAVDFMEHDWDIKRLVRLIVSSATYQQSARVSEKQLQRDPENIYLSRAPRTKVKAEFVRDIVLGSSGLLNKEIGGPSVKPYQPKGLWEAGTSGRGVLATYKQDHGNELYRRGMYTFIKLTLPPPSMIIFDASNRDQCEVKRTSTNTPLQALVMMNDPTVLEASRVLAQQLVVQSTDDAANITTAFRAILCRKPSTKEMDILGKYFKEELALYSSGKLAPEKLLGIGEWPQVKGADANRSVALMKVITTIYNMEEAITKS; encoded by the coding sequence ATGAAAGGAAGAATTATCCTGCTGATCGCTGTTGCCATCAGCGGCATGTCTGTGTGGGTGGGCTGCGCCTCCAACAGTTCGGGAAACGAGGCTGCCATACCGGAGACCATCAGCTACAACTACGATATCCGTCCCATCCTTTCCGACAAATGTTTTGCCTGTCATGGACCCGACCAGAAGAAACAGGAGGCCGGACTGAGGCTGGACCATCCGGAGTTTGCCTATGCGCCGCTGAGGGAAACCAAAGGGGCTTTTGCCATCGTGCCAGGAAAACCGGAACAGTCTGAACTGATCAAACGCATCACCTCCACTGATCCGGGTTACGTGATGCCTACACCTGAATCACATCTCGGGGCATTGACGGAGCGTGAGGTGGAATTGTTTACCGAATGGATCCGCCAGGGGGCTAAGTATGAACCGCATTGGGCATTTACCCGTCCAGAGAAAGCACCCCTTCCAAAGGTGGCCGATAAGGAATGGCCAAGGAATGCCATTGATCATTTCATTTATGAGAAGATGGCTGAACAGGGATTGAGTCCCAATGAAGCCGCCGGTAAGGAATACCTGGTGAAGCGGGTGACCCTGGACCTCACAGGCTTGTTGCCAACACCGGCACAGGTGGATGCCTTCCTGGCAGACAATCGTCCCGACGCTTATGAACGATATGTGGACCAGTTACTGGCCAGTCCGCAGTATGGTGAGAAGATGGCCGTGCATTGGCTGGATGTCTCCCGGTATGCGGATAGTTATGGCTACCAGGACGATAATATCCGAACCCAGTGGCCTTATCGCGATTGGGTGATCCATGCCTTCAATAAGAACATGCCTTATGACCAGTTCATCACCTGGCAACTGGCTGGTGATATGTTGCCGGATGCCGATAAGGAAAAGATACTGGCCACCGCTTTTCTTCGTAACCACAAGTATACGGAAGAGGGTGGGGTGATCGATGAGGAATACCGGGTGGAATACCTGGTAGATAAAGTAAAAACCTATACCAAGGGCGTACTGGCCTTAACTGCCGAATGCGCCCAATGCCACGACCACAAGTATGACCCTATCTCCCAAAAGGATTATTTCCAGCTCTTCGCATTTTTTAATAATACGAAGGAAATAGGCTACGAAGGGGATGTGAATATTTCCAAACCTGCCAAGAATCCCATTCTTACCCTTACAGATGAAGAGGTAAAGAATGTATTGGGTTTCATCAATAAGAAGGATACCGGTAGCCTGATGGTTTCGGTTATGGGTGAACGTGATACCCTCCGTCCCACCTATATCCTTAACCGCGGTGTTTATGACCAGCGGGGGGAAGTGGTTCAGCCATCCGCCTTGCGTGCGGTACTGCCCTTCGATACCCTCAAGCTGCCGCGCAACAGGCTAGGCCTGGCGCAATGGACGGTAAATAGGAACAACCCGATTACTGCAAGGGTATTCGTGAACCAACTCTGGCAGGAGTTCTTTGGCAGGGGTATTGTAAAAACGACGGGCGACTTTGGTATGCAAGGCAACCTGCCTTCCCATCCCAAACTGCTGGATTGGCTGGCAGTGGATTTTATGGAGCATGACTGGGATATCAAACGTCTGGTGAGACTGATCGTCAGTTCGGCAACCTACCAGCAGTCGGCCAGGGTTTCAGAAAAGCAATTGCAGCGCGACCCCGAGAACATCTATCTCTCCCGAGCCCCACGCACCAAGGTAAAAGCAGAGTTCGTGCGTGATATAGTTTTGGGGAGCAGTGGTTTGCTGAATAAGGAAATTGGTGGCCCAAGTGTGAAGCCCTACCAGCCAAAAGGTTTGTGGGAAGCGGGAACATCCGGCAGGGGAGTGCTGGCTACCTACAAGCAGGATCATGGGAATGAATTGTACCGGAGAGGCATGTATACCTTCATCAAGCTGACCCTTCCCCCGCCATCCATGATCATCTTCGATGCCAGCAACCGTGACCAGTGCGAGGTAAAGAGGACCAGTACCAATACCCCTTTACAGGCATTGGTGATGATGAATGACCCCACCGTACTGGAAGCATCCCGTGTGTTGGCGCAGCAACTGGTGGTGCAGTCCACTGATGATGCAGCCAATATCACCACTGCCTTCAGGGCTATCCTCTGCCGTAAGCCTTCAACCAAAGAGATGGATATCCTGGGCAAGTATTTTAAGGAGGAACTGGCTTTGTACAGTTCTGGTAAACTAGCCCCGGAAAAACTCCTTGGCATAGGGGAGTGGCCACAGGTGAAAGGCGCCGATGCCAATCGTTCCGTGGCACTTATGAAAGTCATCACCACTATTTATAACATGGAAGAAGCCATCACTAAATCATAG
- a CDS encoding FN3 associated domain-containing protein — MKKEWLIALCYCMAGMAAMAQDQFQLAPPFMKYPSVFFEKETSVGLLFAQKGTSIHYTTNGKVPTQQDPEYRSPIRITEHNTTVKAKVFGKGYQPSDVVEATFIKGGLRIASISGTAPFAQYAGEGGQSLNDNKGGNTAYTSKTWMGWKDDRVSLTVKLAQPETVGAILLDLLQDQGSWIFFPARAEVYALDYATESEQKVGQMEWQPREGKDVSVCKPFLLSFDQPVKTDMVRLELFVLQQIPDWHPGKGQRSWIFLDEIKLY, encoded by the coding sequence ATGAAAAAGGAATGGCTCATAGCGTTGTGCTATTGCATGGCAGGAATGGCAGCAATGGCCCAGGACCAGTTCCAACTGGCACCACCTTTTATGAAGTATCCTTCTGTCTTTTTTGAGAAGGAAACAAGTGTTGGTTTGTTGTTCGCGCAGAAAGGGACAAGCATCCATTATACTACTAACGGTAAAGTGCCCACGCAACAGGACCCTGAATACCGATCCCCGATCAGGATCACCGAACATAATACTACTGTAAAAGCGAAGGTGTTTGGCAAGGGATACCAGCCTTCGGATGTAGTGGAAGCAACCTTTATCAAAGGAGGGCTGCGAATCGCATCCATTAGCGGTACCGCGCCTTTTGCGCAGTATGCCGGGGAAGGTGGGCAGTCCTTGAATGATAACAAAGGCGGTAACACTGCGTATACCAGCAAGACCTGGATGGGCTGGAAAGATGATCGGGTAAGCCTGACCGTTAAACTGGCGCAGCCTGAAACAGTTGGTGCCATATTGCTTGACCTTTTGCAGGACCAGGGCAGTTGGATATTCTTTCCGGCAAGGGCAGAAGTGTATGCTCTAGATTACGCTACGGAGTCGGAACAAAAAGTCGGGCAAATGGAATGGCAGCCGAGGGAAGGGAAGGATGTTAGTGTATGTAAGCCCTTCCTTTTGTCCTTTGACCAACCCGTTAAAACCGATATGGTCCGATTGGAATTATTTGTATTGCAGCAGATCCCTGACTGGCATCCCGGAAAAGGGCAGCGCAGCTGGATATTCCTGGATGAAATAAAACTGTATTAA
- a CDS encoding DUF1501 domain-containing protein, whose protein sequence is MEKEFLEYGLSMNRRRFLTSLGMGIGGAALGSLLVPDLFGSRAEEEMVMAGLPHFAPKAKRIIYLFQNGAPSQLDLFDYKPTLEKMFGEDLPASVRMGQRLTGMTADQTKFPLAASMFKFNQYGQHRAWISELLPHTAKVVDDLCIIRSLYTEAINHDPALTFFQTGAQVGNRPSMGAWLSYGLGSENKNLPAFCVLLSKGKGNGQGVYSKLWTNGFLDSVHQGVQFSSGENPVLYLNNPDGMDKADRRNMLDKLAELNESSFETFGDPEIKAKVQQYEMAYRMQTAVPEVTDLSKEPEHIVKLYGPDCLVPGTYAANCLLARKLSESGVRFVQLYHQGWDGHNNLPSEIKGQCLDTDQASAALITDLKQRGLLDETLVIWGGEFGRTNYCQGPLTKENYGRDHHPRCFTMWMAGGGVKPGVYGETDEFGYNIVANPVHIHDFHATALHLMGLDHEKLVYKHLGRRYRLTDVAGKVVKDIIA, encoded by the coding sequence ATGGAAAAGGAATTCCTTGAATACGGCTTAAGCATGAATCGTCGCCGCTTCCTCACCAGCCTGGGAATGGGGATCGGTGGTGCGGCATTGGGATCTTTGCTGGTTCCTGACCTTTTTGGCAGCAGGGCTGAGGAAGAAATGGTGATGGCCGGTCTTCCCCATTTTGCTCCCAAGGCCAAGCGGATCATCTACCTGTTCCAGAATGGGGCACCATCACAACTCGATCTGTTCGACTACAAGCCCACGCTGGAAAAGATGTTCGGGGAAGACCTCCCTGCATCAGTTCGGATGGGCCAACGTTTAACAGGTATGACCGCTGACCAGACCAAATTCCCGCTGGCGGCATCCATGTTCAAGTTCAACCAATATGGACAACACCGGGCATGGATAAGCGAGCTGCTTCCCCATACCGCCAAAGTGGTGGATGACCTTTGCATCATCAGGAGCCTTTATACGGAAGCGATCAATCATGACCCTGCACTGACCTTCTTCCAGACAGGTGCACAAGTGGGTAACCGTCCCAGTATGGGGGCCTGGCTGAGCTATGGATTGGGCAGTGAGAACAAGAACCTTCCTGCATTTTGCGTGCTGTTATCGAAAGGAAAAGGCAATGGGCAGGGTGTGTATTCCAAGCTCTGGACCAATGGTTTTCTGGATTCTGTTCACCAGGGTGTGCAGTTCAGCAGTGGTGAAAATCCTGTATTATACCTGAACAACCCGGATGGTATGGACAAAGCTGACAGGCGTAATATGCTGGATAAACTGGCAGAGCTGAATGAAAGCAGTTTTGAGACGTTCGGCGATCCAGAGATCAAAGCGAAAGTGCAGCAATATGAAATGGCCTATCGTATGCAAACGGCAGTACCCGAAGTGACCGACCTAAGCAAGGAACCCGAACATATCGTTAAGTTATATGGTCCCGATTGCCTGGTGCCCGGAACCTATGCAGCCAATTGCCTGCTGGCCAGGAAACTGTCTGAGAGCGGGGTCCGTTTTGTACAATTGTACCACCAGGGCTGGGATGGACATAATAACCTTCCCTCCGAGATCAAGGGGCAATGCCTGGATACCGACCAGGCATCCGCCGCGCTGATCACAGACCTGAAGCAGCGGGGATTGCTGGATGAAACATTGGTGATCTGGGGCGGTGAGTTTGGCCGGACCAATTATTGCCAGGGGCCGCTCACGAAGGAAAACTATGGCCGCGACCATCACCCGCGTTGTTTCACCATGTGGATGGCCGGTGGCGGCGTTAAGCCCGGCGTTTATGGCGAAACAGATGAGTTCGGTTACAATATCGTTGCCAACCCCGTGCATATCCACGACTTCCATGCAACAGCCCTGCACCTGATGGGACTCGACCATGAGAAGCTGGTCTATAAGCACCTTGGCCGCCGCTACCGGTTGACCGATGTAGCCGGTAAGGTTGTAAAGGATATTATCGCATAA
- a CDS encoding DUF2231 domain-containing protein — protein sequence MTTDWKRVLFNTCIALNCLLIFLVVFGSEMQLPLWLQVTGRFHPLAVHFPIVLMLVAFVWELFFTRKDYAILREAGDWFLLGSAFTGVLAALMGLFLSREVGYDQDAIVYHKWTGVGSAVISLIWYASRSSIRKRKLSTTFAGLIAMGGVAVAGHLGANITHGSDFLFAPVMASNHPKVLLEDAIAYTHLIKPILEDKCVSCHNNRKAKGELIMETEALLLKGGKNGRLWDSTAKDFGLMMQRIHLPLDAKEHMPPKGKAQLTEEEEKAIYYWIKGGASFTQRIIDLPETDTLRMIAAGFFTTAEQDSYSFEPAKESLIKELNTDYRVVNPLALGSPALNVEFFGPVFFKPEQLKELEKVKTQVVSLNLAKMPVTDADLKLIGNFTNLRKLNLSFTKITGAGLSALSGLKDLRQLSLSGTAVKPADIAQLKGLEKLATIYAWNTGVQEKDLDLLAKQFPDTRIEMGFKGDTIKVKLNPPIIEGEQQVLTGPTTIILKHYVNGVQLRYTLDGKEPDSINSPLYKDGILINGTGVLKAKAFLPGWYSSEVASKNYYKTGFRPDSVSLVAKPAASYAGSGGKTLADGEKGDLNFRTEKWLGYKDNDMVALLYFNQPAELSGISVSTIVDIGNYIMPAQQLEVWGGANASGLKLLGRLNPVQPKEQVPGYMVGFDFAFAKQKISVLKLVARPVTKLPPWHRGKGERGWVFIDEVFIN from the coding sequence ATGACAACAGACTGGAAGCGGGTCTTATTCAATACCTGTATTGCCCTCAACTGCCTCTTGATCTTTTTGGTAGTATTTGGTAGTGAAATGCAATTGCCGTTGTGGTTACAGGTGACCGGAAGGTTTCACCCTTTGGCAGTGCATTTTCCCATTGTTTTAATGCTTGTGGCTTTTGTCTGGGAATTGTTTTTTACCCGGAAGGATTACGCAATATTAAGGGAAGCCGGTGATTGGTTCTTATTAGGTTCCGCCTTCACAGGAGTGTTGGCTGCCCTCATGGGGTTATTCCTTTCCAGGGAAGTGGGGTATGATCAGGACGCCATTGTTTACCATAAATGGACCGGTGTAGGAAGTGCTGTCATTAGTTTGATCTGGTATGCTTCGAGGTCGTCAATAAGAAAGCGTAAGTTGTCAACGACCTTTGCCGGATTGATTGCAATGGGGGGAGTTGCGGTGGCGGGCCACCTGGGTGCCAATATCACCCATGGGTCAGATTTTTTGTTTGCGCCTGTAATGGCATCAAACCATCCAAAAGTATTGCTCGAAGATGCTATTGCTTATACCCACCTGATCAAGCCAATACTTGAAGACAAATGTGTGAGTTGCCATAATAACAGAAAGGCAAAAGGGGAACTGATCATGGAAACGGAGGCCCTGCTTTTGAAAGGTGGAAAAAACGGGAGGCTATGGGATAGTACAGCAAAGGATTTTGGCCTGATGATGCAACGGATCCATTTGCCGCTCGATGCTAAAGAGCATATGCCCCCCAAGGGGAAAGCCCAGTTAACGGAGGAGGAAGAGAAAGCGATCTATTACTGGATCAAGGGAGGTGCCAGTTTTACCCAAAGGATCATTGATCTGCCTGAAACCGATACCCTGCGCATGATCGCAGCAGGATTCTTCACAACAGCTGAGCAGGATAGTTATTCATTTGAGCCGGCAAAGGAATCGTTGATAAAGGAATTGAACACCGATTACCGGGTAGTGAATCCCCTGGCATTGGGATCGCCGGCATTGAATGTGGAGTTTTTTGGACCGGTATTCTTCAAGCCTGAACAATTGAAGGAGTTAGAGAAAGTAAAAACACAGGTGGTCAGCCTGAACCTGGCAAAGATGCCGGTGACCGATGCGGACCTGAAATTGATCGGCAATTTCACTAACCTGCGCAAACTAAACCTTTCCTTTACAAAGATCACCGGAGCAGGGCTCTCAGCTTTATCTGGCTTGAAAGACCTTCGTCAATTGTCCCTTTCCGGTACAGCAGTCAAGCCCGCTGATATTGCACAACTGAAGGGCCTTGAAAAATTAGCCACTATATATGCCTGGAATACCGGTGTGCAGGAAAAGGACCTGGATCTGCTGGCAAAGCAATTCCCTGATACCCGCATTGAAATGGGATTCAAAGGTGATACCATTAAGGTTAAATTGAACCCGCCGATCATTGAAGGGGAGCAGCAGGTCCTTACGGGCCCTACCACCATTATCCTTAAGCATTATGTGAATGGCGTTCAGTTACGCTATACGCTGGATGGAAAGGAGCCTGATAGTATCAACTCCCCGCTGTATAAAGACGGTATCCTGATCAATGGTACGGGTGTATTGAAAGCGAAAGCTTTCCTCCCGGGATGGTATAGCAGTGAGGTGGCATCAAAAAATTATTATAAGACAGGCTTCAGGCCGGATAGTGTTAGCCTGGTGGCCAAACCTGCTGCGTCCTACGCAGGTTCGGGTGGCAAGACCCTTGCTGATGGGGAGAAAGGTGACCTGAATTTCCGGACAGAAAAATGGCTGGGCTATAAGGACAATGATATGGTTGCCCTGCTCTATTTCAATCAGCCTGCTGAGCTTTCCGGGATATCCGTCAGTACGATCGTGGATATCGGGAATTACATTATGCCTGCGCAACAACTGGAGGTATGGGGAGGTGCCAATGCATCCGGATTGAAGTTATTGGGTAGATTGAATCCCGTTCAGCCAAAAGAGCAGGTGCCGGGCTATATGGTCGGATTTGATTTTGCTTTCGCAAAACAAAAAATAA